One Lucilia cuprina isolate Lc7/37 chromosome 4, ASM2204524v1, whole genome shotgun sequence DNA segment encodes these proteins:
- the LOC111674568 gene encoding homeotic protein bicoid: MKMAQPPPDQNFYHPHPHPHAHPHPQLQLPPQFRNPFDLLFDERTGAINYNYIRPYIPNQLPKPDDLSDSLVMRRPRRTRTTFTSAQIAELEQHFLQGRYLTSSRLAELSAKLALGTAQVKIWFKNRRRRHKIQSDQQKDFSCDGMPLSPTVSNSVKSDSNGSASSCSSSGSSASSAGPPSLQSLSLNGSGGSTPNALTPSPTPTTPTANLMEHYGESAFNPYYYNNHHASHPPHHHHQAHHHTHASLTHPYAAAGTQYYPPPPPPGSLQHHQHQHQQQYHAPHPHQFQMQHKAQPTSIKDDPDYNFNNPYYMRMPTSLAGNAAATSVQPSSAMSPNSEVYEPLTPKNDENSSLCNGVGGGDAPEDLNETKTKLRVLVTNNANGNDDTCSNGNPIGSESSGTPINIMEDCTGAFAKFQKMSTDTSDPNYQCTMDTLMHAYNNHRNTSANTQQFATYCFN; the protein is encoded by the exons atgaaaatggcGCAACCGCCGCCAgatcaaaatttttatcatcCACACCCGCATCCTCATGCACATCCCCATCCACAGTTGCAATTGCCACCACAGTTTCGGAATCCCTTTGATTTG ctttttgaCGAACGTACTGGTGCAATCAACTATAACTATATACGACCATATATTCCAAATCAATTGCCAAAGCCAG atGATCTGTCCGATTCATTGGTTATGCGTCGACCTCGACGAACGAGGACTACATTTACTAGTGCTCAAATTGCTGAATTGGAACAACATTTTTTACAAGGCAGATATTTAACGTCATCTCGACTTGCTGAACTATCAGCAAAACTAGCACTTGGCACAGCTCAAGTAAAAATTTGGTTTAAGAATCGTAGACGACGTCATAAAATTCAATCGGATCAACAGAAAGACTTCTCCTGTGATGGCATGCCTCTATCACCCACTGTATCGAACTCAGTGAAATCTGATTCAAATGGAAGTGCCAGTAGTTGCAGCAGTAGCGGATCATCAGCATCATCTGCTGGACCACCGAGCTTGCAGTCATTGAGTCTGAATGGCAGTGGTGGATCAACACCAAATGCATTAACACCCTCTCCAACCCCGACGACACCGACCGCAAATCTCATGGAACACTATGGGGAGTCTGCCTTCAATCCCTACTATTATAATAATCATCATGCTTCTCATCCACCACACCATCATCATCAAGCTCATCATCATACACATGCTTCATTGACACATCCTTATGCTGCAGCCGGAACACAATATTATCCTCCTCCACCTCCACCTGGCAGCTTGCAACATCACCAGCATCAACATCAGCAACAATATCACGCTCCTCATCCTCATCAATTTCAGATGCAGCACAAAGCACAACCGACATCCATTAAAGATGATCCCGATTACAACTTCAATAATCCGTATTACATGAGAATGCCAACATCGTTAGCTGGTAACGCTGCTGCAACATCTGTGCAACCATCATCAGCAATGTCTCCGAACTCTGAAGTCTATGAACCTCTAACACCAAAAAATGACGAAAATTCTAGCCTTTGTAACGGCGTAGGCGGTGGCGATGCGCCAGAAGATttgaatgaaactaaaacaaaattacgT gtGCTTGTAACCAATAATGCCAATGGTAATGACGACACTTGTAGCAATGGTAATCCTATTGGCAGTGAGAGTTCTGGCACTCCTATTAACATTATGGAAGATTGTACTGGCGCATTtgcgaaatttcaaaaaatgtcaacCGACACCAGCGATCCCAACTATCAGTGTACGATGGATACGCTTATGCACGCGTATAATAATCATCGTAATACGTCAGCAAACACACAGC
- the LOC111674622 gene encoding protein amalgam, whose translation MKFLKIYLIFAANFALLYNKIAEAAAATPATPVISDITKDVVASVGEDVEFNCTVQNVGRMSVSWAKRDSESGAGSVVLSMRSILSLSDPRYTIVESKDDKTDTATYTFKITKIEAADMGSYECQVILTATDKITKKLNLSIKHPAIISEEHTPKSMEVTEGQNLEITCHADGFPAPTFSWQREDKAIMPAGGHTLVGPTLRIKEAHRLDRGGYYCIANNGVGQPDRRLIRVEVEFRPQIAVQRPKIAQSLNHAAEMECIVQAYPAPAVFWYRNGSKLQSDSRYEISNTASSHETTTSVLRVASINELDFGDYYCNATNKLGHADARLHLFQPVIPVPSTF comes from the coding sequence atgaaattcttaaaaatttatctaatattcgcAGCAAATTTTGCGTTGCTTTATAACAAAATAGCGGAAGCAGCTGCTGCCACACCAGCCACACCAGTTATCAGTGATATTACCAAAGATGTGGTGGCTAGTGTGGGTGAAGATGTAGAGTTCAATTGTACTGTTCAAAATGTGGGTCGAATGTCCGTAAGCTGGGCGAAGCGTGATAGTGAATCGGGTGCTGGTTCGGTGGTACTCTCCATGCGCAGTATACTCAGTTTAAGCGATCCTCGTTATACAATTGTGGAAAGTAAGGATGACAAAACGGATACTGCCACTTATAccttcaaaataacaaaaatcgaAGCTGCAGATATGGGTTCTTATGAATGTCAAGTCATTCTTACGGCTACCGATAAGATAACCAAGAAATTGAATTTGTCCATCAAACATCCAGCTATTATATCAGAAGAACACACCCCCAAATCAATGGAAGTGACTGAGGGTCAAAATCTGGAGATTACATGTCATGCTGATGGTTTTCCAGCACCTACATTCTCTTGGCAACGTGAGGATAAAGCAATTATGCCTGCTGGTGGACACACTTTAGTTGGTCCTACACTGCGCATTAAAGAAGCTCATCGTTTAGATCGTGGTGGTTATTATTGTATTGCTAACAATGGTGTGGGTCAGCCAGATCGTCGTCTCATACGTGTTGAGGTGGAATTTCGCCCACAAATTGCTGTGCAACGGCCCAAAATCGCCCAATCACTTAATCATGCCGCCGAAATGGAATGCATTGTTCAAGCCTACCCAGCACCAGCAGTATTCTGGTATCGTAATGGCTCAAAACTCCAATCTGATTCCCGTTATGAAATCTCCAATACGGCATCATCACATGAGACAACAACTTCCGTGTTGCGTGTTGCCAGCATCAATGAATTGGATTTTGGTGACTACTATTGTAATGCAACCAACAAATTAGGACATGCTGATGCCAGACTTCATCTCTTCCAGCCTGTCATACCAGTACcatcaacattttaa